In a single window of the Prochlorococcus marinus CUG1415 genome:
- the serS gene encoding serine--tRNA ligase has protein sequence MLDQKLIRENPTSVEANLSLRGKVFNISRIHKLTVEKKEIDIEISNLQSESKKLSKLIGLEISKSQNSNSEELNELKNKGNKYRTEISEFEEKKRILENAIQKEILSLPNFPSKDAPIGKDENNNIQIKTWGDPLKRENLKSHLEIGESLNLFDSIKTTKISKSRFITLIGNGARLERALINFMLDIHSENGYLELMPPALINSESLQGSGQLPKFSNESFNCSKDDLWLSPTAEVPLTAFHRNEILDFKLLPIKYVAFSPCFRREAGSYGRDTKGLIRLHQFNKVELYWFCDPSKSLEAHKSITADAESILKKLNLPYRLIDICTGDLGFSSSRTFDLEVWLPSSKSYREISSCSNCLDFQARRSSIRTKIDKKNQYIHTLNGSGLAIGRTMAAILENGQQLDGSVKIPEALVPYFGSDFIKPD, from the coding sequence GTGTTAGATCAAAAATTAATAAGAGAAAATCCAACATCTGTTGAAGCAAATTTATCCCTACGAGGAAAAGTTTTTAATATTTCCCGTATACACAAATTAACCGTTGAGAAAAAAGAAATAGACATAGAAATATCAAATCTACAATCTGAAAGTAAAAAATTAAGCAAACTAATTGGTCTAGAAATAAGCAAATCTCAAAACAGCAATTCTGAAGAACTTAATGAATTAAAAAACAAAGGCAACAAATATAGAACCGAAATTTCTGAATTTGAAGAAAAAAAAAGAATCTTAGAAAACGCAATTCAAAAAGAAATTTTAAGTTTACCTAATTTCCCCAGTAAAGATGCACCGATTGGAAAAGATGAAAATAATAATATCCAAATAAAAACTTGGGGAGATCCTTTGAAAAGAGAAAATCTAAAATCTCATTTGGAAATAGGTGAAAGTCTTAATCTGTTTGACTCTATAAAAACAACAAAAATATCCAAAAGTCGTTTTATTACCCTTATTGGAAATGGAGCCAGATTAGAGAGGGCATTGATTAATTTCATGCTAGATATACATTCTGAAAATGGTTACTTAGAGTTAATGCCTCCAGCATTAATTAACTCAGAAAGTCTTCAAGGTTCTGGGCAATTACCTAAATTTTCAAATGAAAGTTTTAATTGCTCCAAAGATGATTTATGGCTTTCTCCAACAGCAGAAGTGCCACTAACTGCTTTCCATCGAAATGAGATACTTGATTTCAAACTTTTACCCATTAAGTATGTTGCTTTCAGCCCATGTTTCAGGAGAGAAGCAGGAAGTTATGGAAGAGATACTAAAGGGTTGATAAGACTTCATCAATTTAATAAGGTCGAATTATATTGGTTTTGTGATCCAAGTAAATCCCTAGAAGCTCATAAAAGTATTACTGCTGATGCGGAAAGCATTTTAAAAAAGCTTAACCTTCCTTACAGATTGATAGATATTTGTACTGGAGACTTAGGCTTTTCTTCCAGTAGAACTTTTGATCTTGAAGTCTGGTTACCAAGTAGTAAATCTTATAGAGAAATTTCAAGTTGCAGCAATTGCTTGGACTTTCAAGCACGCAGATCTTCAATACGAACAAAAATTGATAAAAAAAATCAATATATACATACTTTAAATGGCAGTGGCTTAGCAATCGGAAGAACGATGGCTGCAATTCTTGAAAATGGCCAACAACTAGATGGAAGCGTTAAGATTCCAGAGGCTCTAGTTCCATATTTTGGGTCAGATTTTATAAAACCTGATTAG
- the rseP gene encoding RIP metalloprotease RseP, with protein sequence MNVLTSITVLGFLIFFHEMGHFLAAILQGIYVDGFSIGFGPSIIQKKYKDITYSFRAFPLGGFVSFPDEELNNIDPKDPNLLKNRPIFQRVIVISAGVFANLILAYTILILNVATLGIPFEPEPGILVLATQPEKAADLAGLESGDKIIKIESRTLGVGDLAVSNLVKEIQSSSEKPISIEIERDGIFKEITLIPKKIDGKGTIGAQLQPNIRKETKKTKNIYELFKYSNKQFLSLLVKTIQGYKGLITNFSATAQQLSGPVKIVEIGAQLSEQGGNGILLFAALISINLAVLNSLPLPLLDGGQLVFTIIEGLRGKPVPVKVQIAVTQSSFFLLVGLSVLLIIRDTSQLLIVQRLLNQ encoded by the coding sequence ATGAATGTTCTAACCTCAATTACAGTTCTAGGATTTCTCATTTTTTTTCATGAAATGGGACATTTTCTTGCAGCAATTTTACAAGGTATTTACGTAGATGGATTTTCTATTGGATTTGGACCTTCAATAATTCAAAAAAAATATAAAGACATAACTTATTCATTTAGAGCCTTTCCTTTAGGAGGATTTGTTTCCTTCCCTGATGAAGAACTTAATAATATTGACCCTAAAGATCCAAACCTTTTAAAAAATAGGCCAATTTTTCAAAGAGTTATTGTTATCTCTGCTGGAGTATTCGCTAATTTAATACTTGCGTATACAATCTTAATTTTAAATGTAGCTACTTTAGGAATTCCTTTTGAACCTGAACCAGGTATTTTAGTTTTAGCAACACAGCCCGAAAAGGCTGCTGATCTAGCTGGCTTAGAATCAGGAGATAAAATCATAAAAATTGAATCCAGAACTTTAGGGGTTGGAGATCTAGCTGTCTCCAATTTGGTAAAAGAGATTCAAAGCTCATCGGAAAAGCCAATATCAATAGAAATCGAAAGGGATGGAATTTTTAAAGAAATAACTTTGATACCTAAAAAAATTGATGGTAAAGGTACCATAGGTGCTCAATTACAACCTAACATAAGGAAAGAAACAAAAAAAACAAAAAATATTTACGAACTTTTCAAATACTCTAACAAACAGTTCTTATCGCTTTTAGTAAAAACAATTCAAGGTTATAAAGGACTAATAACAAATTTCTCCGCAACAGCACAACAATTAAGTGGGCCAGTCAAAATTGTTGAGATTGGAGCTCAACTTTCAGAACAAGGAGGGAACGGGATTTTATTATTTGCTGCTTTAATTTCTATTAATTTAGCAGTTCTCAATTCTTTACCTTTACCCCTCTTAGATGGAGGGCAACTGGTATTTACTATTATTGAAGGATTAAGGGGTAAACCTGTCCCAGTTAAAGTACAAATAGCCGTTACTCAATCCAGTTTTTTTCTTTTAGTCGGATTAAGTGTTCTGCTAATTATTAGAGACACTAGTCAACTTTTAATCGTACAAAGATTATTAAACCAATAA
- the rpsN gene encoding 30S ribosomal protein S14, whose translation MAKKSMIAREVKRKKLVNKYAAKRKLLLDEFNAAKGPMERLEIHRKIQGLPRNSAPNRVRNRCWATGKPRGVYRDFGLCRNQLRQRAHNGELPGVVKSSW comes from the coding sequence ATGGCTAAAAAGTCCATGATTGCGAGAGAAGTTAAACGAAAAAAGCTCGTAAATAAATATGCTGCAAAAAGAAAATTATTATTAGATGAATTCAATGCCGCAAAAGGTCCAATGGAAAGGTTAGAAATACATAGAAAGATTCAAGGCCTTCCAAGAAATTCAGCACCAAATCGAGTTAGGAATAGATGTTGGGCGACTGGGAAACCAAGAGGAGTTTATAGAGATTTTGGTTTATGCCGTAATCAATTGAGACAAAGAGCTCATAACGGTGAACTTCCTGGGGTAGTTAAATCCAGTTGGTAG
- a CDS encoding polyribonucleotide nucleotidyltransferase, with translation MEGQNKSITFDGREIRLTTGLYAPQASGSVMIECGDTSLLVTATKTIKKEVADFLPLICDYEEKLYAAGRIPGGFLRREGRPPERATLISRLIDRPMRPLFPSWMRDEIQIVASCLSLDERVPADVLAVTGASIATLVGEIPFYGPMAAVRVGLIGDDFILNPSYREIEKGDLDIVVAGSPEGIVMIEAGANQLSEQDTIEAIDFGYEAVTELIKSQEDLLKDLGLKQIKPAEPKEDKTLPSYLEKNCTKAIELVLKKFDQSKEARDIELEKIKLETQEQIKSLKDDNQLKTLLSEDDKLINSDFKKLTKKLMRSQIINDGKRVDGRDLDEVRKISASAGILPKRVHGSALFQRGLTQVLSTTTLGTPSDAQEMDDLNPNTEKTYLHHYNFPPYSVGETRPMRTPGRREIGHGALAERAIIPVLPGKETFPYVLRVVSEVLSSNGSTSMGSVCGSTLSLLDAGVPLKAPVGGTAMGLIKEGKEVRILTDIQGIEDFLGDMDFKVAGTEKGITALQMDMKITGLPVSIISDAIKKARPARLHILEKMQEAIDKPQEALSPHAPRLLSFRIDPELIGTVIGPGGRTIKGITERTNTKIDIEDGGIVTIASHDGAAAEEAQKIIEGLTRKVHEGEIFSGVVTRIIPIGAFVEILPGKEGMVHISQLSEARVERVEDVVRQGDEVTVRVREIDSRGRINLTLRGVSQNGGMPYPEPTPTPVAPLN, from the coding sequence GTGGAAGGACAAAATAAGTCGATCACGTTTGACGGACGAGAGATACGACTAACTACAGGACTATATGCTCCTCAAGCGAGCGGATCAGTAATGATCGAATGTGGAGACACCTCTTTACTAGTAACAGCAACAAAAACTATAAAAAAAGAAGTTGCTGACTTTCTACCTCTAATATGTGATTACGAGGAGAAGCTATATGCAGCAGGAAGAATCCCAGGCGGGTTCTTGAGAAGAGAAGGTCGACCTCCAGAAAGAGCAACTTTAATCTCAAGATTGATTGATCGACCAATGAGGCCTCTTTTCCCCTCTTGGATGAGAGATGAAATTCAGATAGTTGCTTCCTGTCTTTCTCTTGATGAAAGGGTCCCAGCTGACGTCCTTGCTGTTACTGGTGCATCAATAGCAACTTTGGTTGGTGAAATACCATTTTATGGCCCTATGGCTGCAGTAAGAGTTGGACTTATAGGAGATGATTTCATTCTTAATCCGAGTTATAGAGAAATAGAAAAAGGTGATCTAGACATTGTTGTAGCCGGTTCTCCTGAAGGTATTGTGATGATCGAAGCAGGCGCTAATCAATTATCTGAGCAAGATACTATTGAAGCGATAGATTTTGGTTATGAAGCAGTTACTGAACTTATTAAATCCCAAGAAGATTTACTTAAAGATTTAGGATTAAAACAGATTAAGCCAGCCGAACCTAAAGAGGATAAAACATTACCTTCCTATTTGGAAAAAAATTGTACAAAAGCTATTGAACTGGTCTTAAAAAAATTTGATCAGTCAAAAGAGGCTAGAGATATTGAACTCGAAAAAATTAAGCTTGAAACTCAGGAGCAAATTAAATCTTTAAAAGACGATAACCAATTAAAAACTTTACTATCTGAGGATGATAAATTAATTAACTCTGACTTTAAAAAATTAACAAAAAAATTAATGAGGTCACAAATCATCAATGATGGTAAAAGAGTTGATGGGAGAGACCTTGATGAAGTCAGAAAGATATCTGCTTCTGCGGGAATACTTCCAAAAAGAGTTCATGGTTCTGCATTATTTCAAAGAGGTCTTACACAAGTCTTGTCGACAACAACACTAGGGACACCTAGCGATGCTCAAGAGATGGATGACCTTAATCCAAATACTGAGAAAACATACTTACATCACTATAATTTTCCACCATACTCAGTTGGGGAGACTAGGCCTATGAGAACTCCAGGAAGAAGAGAAATTGGTCATGGAGCATTAGCAGAAAGAGCAATAATACCTGTGCTTCCTGGCAAAGAGACATTTCCATACGTTCTTCGAGTAGTAAGCGAAGTCTTAAGCTCTAATGGATCAACCTCTATGGGTTCAGTATGTGGAAGTACACTATCATTATTAGATGCTGGTGTACCCCTTAAAGCTCCTGTTGGTGGAACAGCTATGGGTCTAATCAAAGAGGGTAAAGAAGTCAGAATTCTTACAGATATTCAAGGGATTGAGGATTTTCTTGGTGATATGGACTTCAAAGTTGCTGGTACAGAGAAAGGAATAACAGCACTACAAATGGATATGAAAATCACAGGTTTACCAGTATCTATAATTTCAGATGCAATAAAAAAAGCTCGCCCAGCAAGATTGCACATTTTAGAAAAAATGCAGGAAGCGATAGATAAGCCCCAAGAGGCATTATCACCACATGCGCCAAGGCTATTAAGCTTTAGGATCGATCCCGAATTAATTGGAACTGTTATTGGACCTGGAGGAAGAACTATAAAAGGAATTACAGAAAGAACAAATACAAAAATTGATATAGAAGATGGAGGGATTGTAACAATCGCTTCTCATGATGGAGCTGCTGCCGAAGAAGCACAAAAAATCATAGAAGGTCTAACTAGAAAAGTTCATGAAGGTGAAATTTTTTCAGGTGTTGTAACTAGAATTATCCCAATAGGTGCCTTTGTAGAAATATTACCCGGGAAAGAGGGCATGGTGCATATTTCTCAATTATCGGAAGCAAGAGTTGAGAGAGTTGAAGATGTTGTTAGACAGGGTGATGAAGTAACAGTAAGAGTTAGAGAAATTGACAGTAGAGGTAGGATAAATCTTACTTTGAGAGGAGTATCTCAAAATGGGGGCATGCCATATCCTGAACCGACTCCAACACCTGTAGCACCTCTTAACTGA
- a CDS encoding 3'(2'),5'-bisphosphate nucleotidase CysQ has translation MVNLPSGVDIKKLINDLRAFSWEASDILIYYAQILKDSNNKSNILKNDNIDDPVTLADLKVNEIIIQRINENYKNINWGILSEENVKSGNRCEDNDKDWMWVLDPLDGTKDFMQGTENYAMHLALNYKQKPYIGIVLIPEKDELWIAYEEKVWCERRNGLKILPNLSKKKSLPKMVLVTSKNHRNETLKNLIKRIKFNKVLIMGSIGCKIASIVRGESDIYICLSLPGQSSPKDWDFAAPQAILKAAGGDITKLNYEGLSFDSIERGNYNQDGIIIASNNRNYHKYICAEIEQIILKYDIYPI, from the coding sequence GTGGTTAATTTACCTTCCGGTGTAGATATAAAAAAGCTCATAAATGATTTAAGGGCCTTTAGTTGGGAGGCTTCTGATATCTTGATTTATTATGCTCAAATACTAAAAGATTCAAATAATAAAAGCAATATTCTAAAGAATGATAATATTGATGACCCTGTAACACTAGCTGATCTAAAAGTTAATGAAATAATAATTCAAAGAATTAATGAAAATTATAAAAATATTAATTGGGGTATTTTAAGCGAAGAAAATGTAAAGTCTGGAAATCGTTGTGAGGATAATGATAAGGATTGGATGTGGGTTCTTGATCCTCTTGATGGGACAAAGGATTTCATGCAAGGCACAGAAAACTATGCTATGCATTTAGCCTTGAATTATAAACAGAAACCATATATTGGAATCGTTTTAATACCAGAAAAGGATGAATTGTGGATAGCTTACGAAGAAAAAGTTTGGTGTGAAAGAAGAAATGGATTAAAAATTTTACCAAACCTATCAAAAAAAAAGAGTCTTCCAAAAATGGTTTTAGTAACAAGTAAAAATCACAGAAATGAAACCTTGAAAAATTTAATAAAAAGGATAAAGTTCAACAAGGTTTTAATCATGGGGAGTATAGGCTGTAAAATCGCCTCTATAGTTAGAGGAGAAAGTGATATTTATATATGCCTCAGCTTACCTGGTCAAAGCTCACCTAAGGACTGGGATTTTGCAGCTCCTCAAGCTATTTTAAAAGCTGCCGGTGGGGACATCACAAAATTAAATTATGAGGGACTTTCCTTTGATTCAATTGAAAGGGGAAATTACAATCAAGATGGAATCATTATTGCATCAAATAATAGAAATTATCATAAATATATTTGTGCTGAAATAGAGCAAATAATTTTAAAATATGATATTTATCCCATTTGA
- the rsmI gene encoding 16S rRNA (cytidine(1402)-2'-O)-methyltransferase, producing the protein MNIKTTSSHKRQEPEIGVLYIVGTPIGNLSDISLRALNILRDVSLIACEDTRQTKKLMSKYNFTNNFISFNEHNSRNKIPRIINDLHSGNSVALVSDAGMPSICDPGEELINHVKTNGINIICIPGPCAAITAIASSGFPSSKFTFEGFLPKKKSEREKILREISQNDKTTILFESPHRLKKLLKELKDFCGGGREIQISRELTKMYEENIRNNINEIIDHFEGEEVLGEITIVIRGITKLKKNSEFDNFKLKKELHDLIAAGVSLTAASKYLAKKNNLTKNLIYNMYQS; encoded by the coding sequence ATGAATATTAAAACTACATCATCTCACAAAAGGCAAGAACCTGAAATAGGTGTTTTATATATTGTGGGTACACCTATTGGAAATTTAAGTGATATCTCCTTGAGAGCATTAAATATTCTAAGAGATGTATCTTTGATTGCGTGCGAGGATACTCGACAAACAAAAAAATTAATGAGCAAATATAATTTCACTAATAATTTCATAAGCTTCAATGAGCATAATTCTAGGAATAAAATACCAAGAATAATTAATGATCTTCATTCAGGGAATTCAGTTGCATTAGTAAGTGATGCTGGCATGCCAAGTATTTGTGATCCTGGAGAAGAACTTATTAACCATGTCAAAACAAATGGTATAAATATTATTTGCATCCCTGGTCCATGCGCAGCAATAACGGCGATTGCATCAAGTGGGTTTCCATCCTCAAAATTTACTTTTGAAGGTTTTCTCCCTAAAAAAAAGTCTGAGAGGGAAAAAATCCTAAGAGAAATCAGTCAAAATGATAAGACTACAATTCTATTTGAATCTCCTCATCGCCTTAAAAAATTATTAAAAGAATTGAAAGATTTTTGCGGTGGTGGTAGAGAAATACAAATATCTCGAGAATTAACAAAAATGTATGAGGAAAATATTAGAAACAATATCAACGAAATAATAGATCATTTTGAAGGGGAAGAAGTACTTGGAGAGATTACTATTGTTATAAGAGGAATAACCAAATTGAAGAAAAATTCTGAATTTGATAATTTTAAATTAAAAAAAGAGCTTCACGATTTAATTGCCGCAGGGGTGAGCTTAACGGCAGCTTCAAAATACCTCGCAAAGAAAAACAACCTAACGAAAAATCTCATCTATAATATGTATCAAAGTTAA
- a CDS encoding mannose-1-phosphate guanylyltransferase/mannose-6-phosphate isomerase — protein MKEKEIKDINVTPIILSGGNGTRLWPVSRTAFPKQYLKMNPKSKYSLLQNTYLRLKDIKNLESPIIVCNEEQRFIVAEQMRVLNIDPQSIILEPFGKNTAPAIAIAALKILKEKKDRILLILPADHEIKNPIQFNKTINDGLNFAIKGRLVTFGILPTYPATGYGYIRASEEMSEDLNWSYIKGFIEKPSQDLAKELLKNSHYTWNSGIFLFKASTIVDELKKYHPKLINICKESLNESEKDFNFQRLNSKVFKRCPNISIDHAVMEKTNLGTVLRLDVGWNDLGSWKSIWEDTSFDKKRNSIKGKVFLKDVKNTYIRSESRLVAGLGLENLFIIETKDAILVANKNSINSVKELVEELRRNNMNETKINQKTYRPWGNFENLINETNWQVKKLEIKPKESISLQKHNFRSENWVVVEGQAKVEINGVISFLKKNEGIFIPLGSKHRLSNPGENILKIIEVQTGSYLGEDDIIRFEDKYKRGNN, from the coding sequence TTGAAAGAAAAAGAAATTAAAGATATTAATGTCACTCCCATAATTCTATCTGGAGGTAATGGAACTAGGTTGTGGCCAGTCTCAAGAACTGCGTTCCCAAAACAATATCTAAAAATGAATCCAAAAAGTAAATATTCTCTTTTGCAAAATACATATCTGAGGCTCAAGGATATCAAAAACTTAGAATCTCCGATAATAGTTTGTAATGAAGAACAAAGATTTATTGTTGCAGAACAAATGAGAGTTCTTAATATAGATCCTCAGTCAATCATATTAGAACCTTTTGGAAAGAATACAGCTCCCGCCATAGCCATAGCAGCATTGAAAATTTTAAAAGAAAAAAAAGATCGAATTTTGTTAATATTGCCTGCAGATCACGAGATTAAAAATCCTATTCAATTTAACAAAACTATTAATGATGGGTTAAATTTTGCAATTAAAGGAAGATTGGTAACTTTTGGAATTTTGCCAACATATCCTGCTACTGGATATGGATATATAAGGGCATCAGAAGAGATGTCTGAAGATTTAAATTGGAGTTATATAAAAGGTTTTATTGAAAAGCCAAGTCAAGATTTAGCAAAAGAGCTGTTAAAAAATAGTCATTACACATGGAATAGTGGCATTTTTTTATTCAAAGCCTCTACTATTGTTGATGAATTGAAAAAATATCATCCTAAATTAATTAATATTTGCAAGGAATCTCTTAACGAAAGCGAAAAAGATTTTAATTTTCAAAGATTAAATAGTAAGGTTTTCAAGAGATGTCCAAATATTTCAATAGACCATGCCGTAATGGAAAAAACTAATCTTGGAACTGTATTGAGATTAGATGTAGGTTGGAATGATTTAGGGAGTTGGAAATCAATATGGGAAGATACAAGTTTTGATAAGAAAAGAAATAGTATTAAAGGGAAAGTTTTTTTAAAGGATGTAAAAAATACATATATAAGAAGTGAGAGCAGGTTAGTTGCAGGTTTAGGTCTAGAAAACTTATTTATTATTGAGACTAAAGATGCGATTTTAGTAGCCAATAAAAACTCTATTAATTCAGTAAAAGAATTAGTAGAAGAATTAAGACGGAATAATATGAATGAGACGAAAATTAATCAAAAAACATATCGACCTTGGGGAAACTTTGAGAACTTGATTAATGAAACAAATTGGCAAGTTAAAAAGCTAGAAATAAAACCTAAGGAAAGTATTTCTCTACAAAAGCATAATTTTAGATCTGAAAATTGGGTTGTTGTAGAAGGTCAAGCAAAAGTTGAAATAAATGGAGTAATATCTTTTTTAAAAAAGAACGAAGGTATTTTTATTCCACTTGGTTCAAAACACAGATTATCTAATCCTGGAGAAAATATCTTGAAAATAATAGAGGTTCAGACTGGAAGTTATCTAGGGGAAGATGATATTATTAGATTTGAAGATAAATACAAAAGAGGTAATAATTAA
- the gmd gene encoding GDP-mannose 4,6-dehydratase, which produces MGTRKKALITGITGQDGSYLTEFLLEKGYEVHGIKRRSSNFNTQRIDHLYEDPHKKDLSLILHYGDLTDSSNIIRTIEKIKPHEIYNLGAQSHVAVSFESPEYTANCDALGALRILDAIRLLNLHNKTKVYQASTSELYGNSTDVPQNELTSFKPRSPYAIAKLYAYWITINYREAYGIYACNGILFNHESKRRGETFVTRKITRGLTRINLDLDNCLYLGNLDAERDWGHAKDYVEMQWMMLQQKEPKDYVISTGRTVSVRKFIEISALKLGWNLTKDGPGIIWEGKGIDEVGKRADNKKIVIRVDPKYFRPAEVNKLLGDSSKARRDLGWEPKIKLENIITEMIENDHTEARKELYLKQKGFSFSNSIETVPRIMNE; this is translated from the coding sequence ATGGGCACAAGAAAAAAAGCTTTAATTACTGGTATTACGGGCCAAGATGGGAGTTACTTAACAGAATTCTTACTTGAAAAAGGTTACGAGGTCCATGGGATTAAAAGAAGATCAAGTAATTTTAATACGCAAAGAATTGATCACCTTTATGAAGATCCCCACAAAAAAGATCTAAGTTTAATTCTTCATTATGGAGATCTGACTGATAGTTCTAATATTATAAGAACTATAGAGAAAATAAAACCTCACGAAATTTATAATTTGGGAGCACAAAGTCACGTTGCAGTAAGCTTTGAATCTCCTGAATATACTGCCAACTGTGATGCACTAGGTGCTCTTAGAATACTTGATGCTATAAGACTTTTAAATTTGCACAATAAAACAAAAGTTTACCAGGCAAGTACTAGTGAACTTTATGGTAATTCAACAGATGTTCCTCAAAATGAACTAACTTCTTTTAAGCCAAGAAGTCCATATGCAATAGCGAAATTATATGCTTACTGGATAACAATAAACTATAGAGAAGCTTATGGAATTTACGCTTGTAATGGAATTCTATTTAACCATGAATCTAAAAGAAGGGGAGAAACATTTGTCACCAGGAAAATTACAAGAGGATTGACAAGAATTAATCTAGATCTAGATAATTGTCTTTATTTAGGAAATCTTGATGCAGAAAGGGATTGGGGCCATGCAAAAGATTATGTTGAGATGCAGTGGATGATGTTACAGCAAAAGGAGCCAAAAGATTATGTAATTTCTACAGGAAGAACAGTATCAGTAAGAAAGTTTATAGAAATAAGTGCATTAAAATTAGGGTGGAATCTTACAAAAGATGGTCCTGGAATTATATGGGAGGGGAAAGGTATTGATGAAGTTGGTAAAAGAGCCGATAATAAAAAAATAGTTATTAGAGTTGACCCCAAATATTTCAGGCCAGCTGAAGTAAATAAACTTTTAGGAGATTCATCAAAAGCACGAAGAGACCTTGGTTGGGAACCTAAAATTAAACTTGAAAATATTATTACTGAAATGATTGAGAATGATCATACTGAAGCAAGAAAAGAACTTTACCTTAAACAAAAAGGGTTTTCTTTCTCAAATTCAATAGAAACAGTTCCCAGAATTATGAATGAATAA
- a CDS encoding GDP-L-fucose synthase family protein: MFVLNENSKIYVAGSTGMVGSAICRLLNRYGINSKNKNLLVTSRKELDLTNTFKVNEWFSQYKPDIVIIAAAKVGGILVNNNQPVQFLLENLRIQNNLIEASYKFGVKRLLFLGSSCIYPKFAKQPIKEEYLLSDSLEETNQWYAIAKIAGIKLCDAYRQQYNFDAISLMPTNLYGPKDNFDIDSSHVMASLIRKFFEAKFHKHEKVLCWGTGEPLREFLYVEDFAEACIFTLKNWFPRQKNSPKEMNGKSLTRLNIGSNFEITIKELAEKISNIIGYEGQIIWDETKPNGTPRKKLDISHIESLGWSPKTDLDSGIKKSLDYYQKIFFDNNQFENPKKHFQ, translated from the coding sequence ATGTTCGTACTTAATGAAAATTCTAAAATTTATGTGGCAGGTTCAACTGGAATGGTTGGCAGTGCAATTTGCCGTCTTTTGAATAGATATGGAATTAATTCAAAAAATAAAAATCTTTTAGTAACTTCAAGAAAAGAACTTGATTTAACAAATACTTTTAAAGTTAATGAATGGTTCTCTCAATATAAACCTGACATCGTAATCATAGCTGCTGCAAAAGTTGGTGGAATTTTAGTAAATAATAATCAACCTGTTCAATTCTTATTAGAAAATTTAAGAATTCAGAATAACTTAATAGAAGCATCATATAAATTTGGGGTAAAAAGATTGTTATTTCTTGGGAGCAGTTGTATATATCCAAAGTTTGCTAAACAACCTATTAAAGAAGAATATTTATTAAGTGATTCCTTAGAAGAAACTAATCAGTGGTATGCAATTGCAAAAATTGCAGGAATAAAACTTTGCGATGCATATAGGCAGCAATATAATTTTGATGCGATTTCTTTAATGCCCACAAATTTATATGGACCAAAAGATAATTTCGATATAGATAGTAGTCATGTTATGGCTTCTCTAATTAGAAAATTTTTCGAAGCAAAATTTCATAAACATGAAAAAGTTTTATGTTGGGGCACGGGAGAGCCTTTAAGAGAATTCTTGTACGTTGAAGATTTTGCAGAGGCCTGTATTTTTACTTTAAAGAACTGGTTCCCTAGACAAAAAAACTCTCCTAAAGAAATGAATGGAAAATCACTTACAAGATTAAATATTGGAAGTAATTTTGAAATCACAATTAAAGAACTTGCAGAAAAGATATCTAACATTATTGGATATGAAGGTCAAATTATCTGGGATGAGACAAAACCTAATGGAACCCCTAGAAAAAAACTTGATATTTCACATATTGAGAGTCTTGGTTGGAGTCCAAAAACAGACTTAGACTCTGGCATAAAAAAAAGTTTAGATTATTATCAAAAAATATTTTTTGATAATAATCAATTTGAAAATCCCAAAAAACACTTTCAATAA